The Haloplasma contractile SSD-17B genome has a segment encoding these proteins:
- a CDS encoding stage V sporulation protein D — translation MNDNILVMQKRLTYLIIMIVIAMILLISRLGYVQFVNGGDITDKAYDLWSRNIPVEGQRGYIYDRNGKVIVGNTLAPSVAVIPRQVKDKEAVAQFLSDVLEMDYKDAFEHVTKNVSVELIKPEGRKVSVEQASKIIKANHKGVYLVGDTVRDYPYDHYLAHVLGFVGIDNQGITGIEYIYDDYLMGEGGNSKYYTDAKGHLLDGMYGFYEAPTKGMDIYLTIDIDVQILLERVIENAIARYNPDGMLGLVMDPRTSEVIAMASYPTFDPSSYQEYDQEIYNRNLPIWKSYEPGSTFKIITYSAGLEEGVFELDDHFYDPGYKIVEGIRIKDWKAGGHGDQTFLEVIQNSCNPGFMEIGERLGKESLFKYIDAYGFGQKTGVDLLGESTGIVFNVENVGPVELATSSFGQGNSVTPIQLVNAASAAVNGGVLHQPYVLKEIRMPVTNELIYENQPTEVRRVISEETSKKMQYALESVTALGTGRNSYIEGYRVGGKTGTAQKAVDGRYLEGNYILSFIGIAPMNNPQLAVYIAIDNPKNTIQYGGVVAAPLVREVLQEALPIMGIPKQDNQIEKEYRWGDIRYFEVPNFIGQKKSSFNLYSPYYSVEFYGDGNTITFQSPQPGDRVPEGSSIMLYLGKKEE, via the coding sequence ATGAACGATAATATTCTGGTCATGCAAAAGCGGTTAACGTATCTCATTATAATGATAGTGATTGCAATGATTCTATTAATAAGTCGACTAGGTTATGTTCAATTTGTTAATGGTGGGGATATAACTGACAAAGCATATGATTTGTGGTCACGAAATATCCCCGTAGAAGGTCAACGTGGATATATTTACGATCGAAATGGTAAAGTTATTGTTGGGAATACATTAGCACCTTCTGTAGCAGTCATTCCAAGGCAAGTTAAAGATAAAGAGGCAGTTGCCCAATTTTTAAGTGATGTATTAGAAATGGACTACAAAGATGCATTTGAACACGTAACTAAAAATGTATCAGTAGAACTGATTAAGCCTGAGGGCCGTAAAGTTTCAGTCGAACAGGCATCAAAGATTATAAAAGCCAATCATAAAGGTGTTTATTTGGTAGGGGATACGGTAAGGGATTATCCCTATGATCATTATTTAGCACATGTGTTAGGATTTGTAGGGATTGATAATCAAGGGATTACAGGTATTGAATATATTTATGACGATTATTTGATGGGTGAAGGAGGTAATTCTAAATACTATACAGATGCAAAAGGACACTTATTAGATGGAATGTATGGTTTCTATGAAGCGCCTACTAAAGGAATGGATATTTATCTAACAATTGATATAGATGTACAAATACTTCTAGAGCGTGTAATCGAGAATGCAATTGCACGTTATAATCCTGATGGAATGCTTGGGCTTGTTATGGATCCTAGAACGAGTGAGGTTATTGCAATGGCATCTTACCCAACATTTGATCCGTCAAGTTATCAAGAGTATGACCAGGAGATTTATAATCGCAATTTACCAATATGGAAATCGTATGAGCCTGGTTCTACCTTTAAAATCATCACTTACTCTGCTGGACTAGAAGAGGGTGTTTTTGAACTGGATGACCATTTCTACGATCCAGGTTATAAAATCGTAGAGGGGATAAGAATTAAAGACTGGAAAGCAGGGGGGCATGGTGATCAGACATTCTTAGAGGTTATTCAAAACTCATGTAACCCTGGTTTTATGGAAATCGGAGAGCGGTTAGGTAAAGAGTCCTTATTTAAATATATTGATGCTTATGGTTTTGGACAAAAGACTGGTGTTGACTTGTTAGGTGAATCAACAGGAATTGTGTTCAATGTAGAAAATGTCGGTCCTGTTGAATTAGCGACCTCTTCATTTGGCCAAGGTAACTCGGTAACTCCGATTCAACTTGTAAATGCAGCAAGCGCAGCTGTAAACGGTGGTGTACTTCATCAACCATATGTATTAAAAGAAATTAGAATGCCAGTAACGAATGAGTTAATTTATGAAAATCAACCGACTGAAGTAAGGCGTGTGATCAGCGAAGAAACGTCGAAGAAGATGCAATATGCGTTAGAAAGTGTCACTGCACTTGGAACAGGACGAAATTCCTATATTGAAGGATATCGTGTTGGAGGAAAAACAGGTACTGCACAAAAAGCAGTTGATGGGCGTTATCTAGAAGGAAACTACATTCTGTCCTTTATTGGAATCGCTCCTATGAATAATCCTCAGTTAGCAGTCTATATAGCAATCGATAATCCAAAGAATACCATTCAATATGGTGGTGTGGTTGCAGCACCACTAGTAAGAGAAGTGTTACAAGAAGCATTACCAATCATGGGAATTCCAAAACAGGATAATCAAATAGAAAAAGAATACAGATGGGGCGATATACGATACTTCGAGGTGCCGAATTTTATCGGTCAGAAAAAATCGAGCTTCAATCTCTATTCACCTTACTATTCAGTTGAGTTCTATGGAGACGGAAACACCATTACATTCCAATCACCACAGCCTGGTGACCGTGTTCCTGAAGGAAGCTCAATTATGCTTTATTTAGGAAAGAAGGAGGAATAA
- a CDS encoding penicillin-binding transpeptidase domain-containing protein — protein sequence MGEDFNRSTKQMIKVMMVIYGIIALALIIRFSYIATVHSITGHDLLTYSDHLEEEVLKADRGKIFDRNGSMLAINVEAYTLQAILDTSKDHYVKDKELTAKTLSGILACDEEELRKYLNKPYLQVEFAKCGRINLLQKLQIEETSLPGMIFTKRKERFYPNDRFASHTLGLVSIDELDEMSGILGIEQSMNDELDGVNGYKRFKRDSKGRPLPTDEYKIKEPIDGNNVYLTLDSTMQLFVEEALTKAYEDYGSKELIAVVADAKSGAIYAIGNRPTFNPNQRDIKGFYNNAFQLPYEPGSIMKPYVYAAAMEEGVYQGDHVYHTGRINVYGHTIHDWNWDKEANTGGWGPITLDVGLMKSSNVGIATILEDYLDLDIYLEYMKAFGFGRSTNMNLPNEKSGILPGVDQPFSILTSGFGQGMTSTPIQHIKAFSSFINDGNMVTPYIVSHVMTTKGNLVRQHEPTYTESPISKETANKMLDLLVEVVNNEEAVAGKYRLDSFTVAGKTGTAQIAEEGRYLEDEYYYSFIGTAPSNNPRLIVYVSARQVGENSPTSDMFKDIMEKSLIYLGDFEQNNVPIEVKGITIDDYTDHNVLLVEQELTSLGIDVLILGNGNRVVNQSIKKNGHVSIGGKLILLTEGNDYRMLDLTGWALRDVVSLANLLELDVNYTGHGIVYRQSIYPDTVFKEGDSLTVYLNDNNR from the coding sequence TTGGGAGAGGATTTTAATCGTTCAACAAAACAAATGATTAAAGTCATGATGGTTATATATGGTATCATTGCGCTTGCATTAATCATTCGTTTTTCTTATATAGCAACTGTTCATTCGATTACCGGTCATGATCTACTTACCTATTCCGATCATTTAGAGGAAGAGGTGCTAAAGGCTGACCGTGGTAAAATTTTTGATCGAAATGGTAGTATGCTTGCAATCAATGTGGAGGCATATACGCTACAGGCGATTTTAGACACTAGTAAAGACCATTATGTAAAGGACAAAGAACTAACTGCCAAAACGCTAAGTGGTATTTTAGCATGTGATGAGGAAGAACTGCGGAAATACTTAAATAAACCATATCTACAGGTAGAATTTGCTAAGTGTGGCCGAATCAATTTACTTCAAAAGCTTCAAATAGAAGAAACCAGTTTACCAGGGATGATTTTTACAAAGCGAAAAGAACGCTTCTACCCGAACGATCGCTTTGCTTCGCATACGCTTGGACTTGTATCAATTGATGAACTGGATGAAATGAGTGGAATACTTGGAATTGAACAGTCTATGAACGATGAACTAGACGGTGTTAATGGTTATAAGCGCTTTAAAAGGGATTCAAAGGGAAGACCATTACCAACGGATGAATACAAAATAAAAGAACCAATCGATGGGAATAATGTATACTTAACGCTAGATAGCACCATGCAGCTTTTTGTAGAAGAAGCACTCACTAAGGCATATGAAGATTATGGATCAAAAGAATTGATTGCAGTTGTAGCAGATGCTAAATCAGGGGCTATCTATGCAATAGGCAACCGCCCAACGTTTAATCCAAATCAACGTGATATTAAAGGGTTTTATAACAATGCTTTTCAGCTCCCTTATGAACCAGGATCGATTATGAAACCCTATGTTTATGCTGCAGCAATGGAGGAAGGCGTTTATCAAGGCGATCATGTTTATCATACAGGTAGAATTAACGTTTACGGACATACGATTCATGACTGGAACTGGGATAAAGAGGCGAATACAGGTGGATGGGGACCTATTACATTAGATGTAGGTTTAATGAAATCGTCAAATGTAGGGATTGCTACTATTTTAGAAGATTATTTAGATTTAGATATTTACTTGGAGTATATGAAGGCATTTGGATTTGGTCGATCAACAAATATGAATTTGCCAAATGAGAAGAGTGGAATTTTGCCAGGTGTAGACCAACCATTCTCTATATTAACAAGCGGTTTCGGACAAGGCATGACATCAACCCCGATACAACATATAAAAGCTTTTTCATCATTTATAAACGATGGTAATATGGTGACACCATATATTGTTAGTCATGTGATGACTACTAAAGGTAATCTAGTTCGACAACATGAACCAACTTATACAGAATCCCCTATATCTAAAGAAACTGCAAATAAAATGCTCGATTTGTTAGTTGAAGTCGTAAATAACGAAGAGGCGGTTGCAGGTAAATATAGGCTTGATTCATTTACCGTAGCAGGAAAAACAGGTACTGCACAAATTGCAGAAGAGGGACGCTACCTAGAAGATGAGTATTATTATTCGTTTATAGGTACTGCACCAAGTAATAATCCTCGTTTAATTGTATATGTAAGTGCTAGACAAGTTGGTGAGAATTCCCCTACTAGTGACATGTTTAAGGATATTATGGAAAAATCACTGATTTATCTAGGGGACTTTGAACAGAATAACGTGCCTATAGAAGTCAAAGGAATCACTATAGACGACTATACAGACCATAACGTATTATTGGTCGAACAAGAATTAACAAGTTTGGGAATCGATGTTCTTATTTTAGGAAATGGAAATCGAGTTGTCAATCAATCCATTAAAAAGAATGGTCACGTATCAATTGGTGGAAAACTCATTCTCTTAACTGAAGGCAATGACTATAGAATGCTTGACTTAACAGGATGGGCACTAAGAGATGTGGTTTCGCTTGCTAATTTATTAGAACTAGATGTCAATTATACAGGCCATGGAATCGTTTATCGTCAGTCCATTTATCCAGATACAGTGTTTAAAGAAGGCGATTCTTTGACGGTATACTTAAACGACAACAATAGGTAA
- the rsmH gene encoding 16S rRNA (cytosine(1402)-N(4))-methyltransferase RsmH, with protein MSDFNHYSVLLKESIDGLAIKPDGIYVDCTLGGAGHSSEILKQLDTGFLYCFDQDIHAIEAAEERLSKIGSHFEIIRSNFVHLEEELNNRNVSKIDGIIFDLGVSSPQFDNPERGFSYNYDARLDMRMNIDADLSAYEVVNDYSFHDLMKIISRYGEEKFSKRIAREIEKRREIKPIETTFELVDIIKTAIPAPARRKGGHPAKRTFQAIRIEVNKELDVFGDTLKAAIKLLNIDGRISVITFHSLEDRICKRTLKDFSTIKDVPRGLPIIPEEKKPVLELINKKPIMATDDELDENKRSHSAKLRIAKKIKEIES; from the coding sequence ATGTCAGATTTTAATCATTATAGTGTACTACTAAAAGAAAGCATTGATGGACTAGCCATTAAACCAGATGGTATTTACGTCGACTGTACGTTAGGCGGTGCTGGTCATAGTAGTGAAATCTTAAAGCAACTAGACACTGGTTTTTTATATTGTTTTGACCAAGATATACACGCAATAGAAGCGGCAGAGGAACGTCTTTCTAAAATAGGGTCACACTTTGAAATTATTAGAAGTAACTTTGTTCACTTAGAAGAGGAACTGAATAATCGAAATGTGAGCAAGATTGATGGAATTATTTTTGATTTAGGTGTATCTTCACCTCAGTTCGATAATCCAGAACGTGGGTTTAGTTATAACTATGATGCAAGACTCGATATGAGAATGAATATAGATGCGGATCTCTCTGCATATGAAGTGGTCAATGACTATAGTTTTCATGATTTAATGAAGATTATTAGTCGGTATGGTGAAGAAAAGTTCTCTAAGCGAATTGCTCGGGAAATAGAAAAGAGACGCGAGATTAAACCAATCGAAACTACATTTGAATTAGTAGATATAATTAAGACTGCCATTCCTGCTCCTGCACGACGAAAAGGTGGTCATCCAGCAAAACGAACGTTTCAGGCGATTCGTATTGAGGTTAATAAAGAATTAGATGTATTTGGAGATACATTAAAGGCAGCGATTAAACTTTTAAATATTGATGGTCGGATTTCCGTTATTACCTTCCATTCATTAGAAGACCGAATTTGTAAGCGTACACTCAAGGACTTTTCAACCATTAAAGATGTACCAAGAGGATTGCCAATTATACCAGAAGAGAAGAAACCAGTACTCGAATTGATCAATAAAAAACCGATTATGGCTACAGATGATGAATTAGATGAGAATAAACGCTCGCATTCAGCAAAACTTAGAATTGCTAAAAAAATTAAGGAAATTGAATCGTAA
- a CDS encoding ABC transporter ATP-binding protein/permease, whose protein sequence is MLQLKYIKKVYKTKFTEQVALKGIELSFEKGEFVSILGPSGCGKTTLLNIIGGLDRYTSGDLVINGKSTKEFNAKDWDAYRNNSIGFVFQNYNLIHHISILENVEMGMTLSGITKEVRREKARGVLTRVGLEEHLNKNPYQLSGGQKQRVAIARALANDPDVILADEPTGALDTETSEEVLSLIQEIAEEKLVIMVTHNQEIANEYSSRIVRLLDGEVVDDSRPTEPLEQEDTYDPNRTAMSFFTALNLSFNNLRTKKWRTLITAFAGSIGIIGIALVLSISNGFNESIDALEKDTFSGFPLMVNKYKMETGVRVQFGPDKRDDSLEDVLVPYDSQARNRHENKINEDYIAYINELDDSLYTSLEFSYGVSEHLLTKSLDTVNVVNPRSIGWSTLFDDDEFTTSQYDILEGRLPENKEEIVVVIDLKNQIDKRVLSAFGFELNDEIAFDKILGKELVVGSNNSIYTELDGRFNIVTNQEDLTNAYEGGLKLTVVGLLRGKEDGLQSNSRGVYYKSELTESIITDAKDSNVCSVQTNADYNVLTGIPFNTSAQSKDDVLHYLGCISTPSSINIYPTGTEEKSEIKAYLDDYNTGKIKDDQILYEDLSKTITDMMGQMVSMISSVLVSFAAISLVVSSIMIGIITYVSVLERTKEIGILRALGARKKDISRVFNAETIIVGLTAGVLGIFITYLLSFPINRVLSNMTEGLENVVKMTLRHSVLLIITSMLLTFIAGLIPSRIAAKKHPVEALRHNE, encoded by the coding sequence ATGTTACAATTAAAATATATAAAAAAAGTGTACAAAACAAAATTTACTGAGCAGGTTGCCTTAAAAGGGATCGAATTATCGTTTGAAAAAGGTGAGTTTGTATCCATATTAGGACCATCTGGTTGCGGAAAAACAACGCTGTTAAATATTATTGGTGGACTTGACCGATATACATCTGGAGATTTAGTGATCAACGGAAAGTCTACTAAAGAATTTAACGCTAAGGATTGGGACGCCTATCGTAATAATAGCATAGGATTTGTATTTCAAAACTACAATTTAATCCATCATATCTCTATCCTTGAAAATGTTGAAATGGGCATGACATTAAGTGGTATTACTAAAGAGGTAAGAAGAGAGAAAGCAAGGGGAGTTTTAACCCGTGTTGGACTAGAAGAACACTTAAATAAAAATCCATATCAACTATCTGGTGGACAAAAACAACGTGTTGCGATTGCTCGAGCCTTAGCAAACGATCCTGATGTCATTCTAGCTGATGAACCGACAGGTGCTCTTGATACGGAAACAAGTGAAGAAGTTTTATCGTTAATTCAAGAGATTGCAGAGGAAAAACTGGTCATCATGGTCACCCATAATCAGGAAATCGCGAATGAATATTCGAGTCGTATTGTTAGGCTACTTGATGGTGAGGTTGTAGATGATTCTAGACCAACTGAACCACTTGAACAAGAAGATACGTATGATCCTAATCGAACAGCGATGTCATTCTTTACTGCTTTAAACTTATCATTTAATAATCTACGTACTAAAAAATGGCGTACCTTAATTACTGCTTTTGCAGGGAGTATCGGTATTATTGGAATAGCGTTAGTGTTATCAATCAGTAATGGGTTTAATGAAAGTATCGATGCACTTGAAAAAGATACGTTTTCAGGTTTTCCGCTGATGGTTAATAAATATAAAATGGAAACAGGCGTAAGAGTTCAGTTTGGGCCTGATAAGCGAGATGACAGTCTTGAAGATGTTTTAGTTCCTTATGATTCACAGGCTAGAAATCGTCATGAAAATAAAATAAATGAGGATTATATAGCTTATATAAATGAACTAGATGACTCATTATATACGTCACTTGAATTTTCATATGGGGTGAGTGAACACCTATTAACAAAGTCTCTCGATACAGTCAATGTAGTAAATCCTAGGAGTATTGGATGGAGTACACTATTTGATGATGATGAGTTCACAACATCTCAATACGATATTTTAGAAGGTAGACTACCTGAGAATAAAGAAGAAATCGTTGTTGTAATTGATCTTAAGAATCAAATTGACAAGCGTGTTTTATCTGCATTTGGTTTTGAGTTAAATGACGAAATAGCATTTGATAAGATTTTAGGCAAGGAATTAGTAGTAGGAAGTAACAATTCTATATATACCGAACTAGATGGTCGCTTCAATATAGTAACAAATCAAGAAGACTTAACGAATGCTTATGAAGGCGGATTAAAACTTACTGTAGTAGGACTATTAAGAGGAAAAGAAGATGGCCTTCAATCAAATAGTCGTGGTGTTTATTATAAATCGGAACTAACGGAATCCATTATAACGGATGCAAAAGATTCAAATGTATGTAGTGTGCAGACTAATGCAGATTATAATGTTCTTACTGGCATACCATTCAATACATCTGCACAATCAAAAGATGATGTACTACATTATTTAGGTTGTATTAGTACACCATCATCAATAAATATATATCCTACAGGAACAGAGGAAAAGTCAGAGATAAAAGCCTACCTTGATGATTACAATACAGGTAAAATAAAAGATGACCAAATCCTATATGAAGATTTATCAAAGACGATTACAGACATGATGGGACAAATGGTGAGTATGATATCATCTGTTTTAGTTTCCTTTGCTGCGATTTCATTAGTTGTATCATCAATTATGATTGGAATTATAACCTATGTTTCCGTGCTTGAACGTACAAAGGAAATTGGAATCTTGCGGGCACTAGGAGCCCGTAAAAAGGATATATCGCGAGTGTTTAACGCAGAAACCATTATAGTAGGTTTGACGGCAGGTGTATTAGGTATCTTCATTACGTATCTATTATCATTCCCAATTAATAGAGTCTTATCTAATATGACTGAGGGACTTGAGAATGTTGTAAAAATGACGCTTCGACATTCTGTACTATTAATTATAACTAGCATGCTTTTAACATTTATAGCAGGATTAATTCCATCACGAATAGCTGCTAAGAAACATCCAGTCGAAGCACTTCGACATAATGAGTAA
- a CDS encoding glycine betaine ABC transporter substrate-binding protein, with the protein MKKSYIMVTLIVGISFLLLGCQSKKEIVIASKPMTEQYIISQVLIELIETETDLEVEYKSGVGGGTSNIHPAMVKGDIDIYPEYTGTGWLQVLKKDNISDPDELYQAVKQEYSEEYNIKWMGLYGFNNTYGIAMKQDLAEELGIQTYSDLADKGSHLKFGAEYDFYEREDGFPGLQETYGIDFDDKSEIDIGLKYEAIANDEVDVINVFSTDGRLAEHDLVVLEDDLNFFPSYYATTLVREETLEEYPELEPILERLTNTLNNDDITYMNYLVEVKNEDPKQVAKDFIKEKGLLN; encoded by the coding sequence ATGAAAAAGAGTTATATTATGGTAACTTTAATAGTTGGAATTAGCTTTTTATTACTGGGATGTCAATCTAAAAAAGAGATTGTAATTGCAAGTAAGCCAATGACAGAACAGTATATTATTTCACAAGTACTTATTGAGTTAATCGAAACAGAAACAGATTTAGAAGTCGAGTATAAATCAGGAGTTGGTGGTGGTACTTCTAATATTCATCCGGCAATGGTTAAGGGTGATATTGATATCTACCCAGAATACACTGGTACAGGTTGGTTGCAAGTATTGAAAAAAGATAATATTTCAGACCCAGATGAACTCTATCAAGCAGTTAAACAAGAATATAGTGAGGAATACAACATTAAGTGGATGGGATTATATGGTTTTAATAATACCTATGGTATTGCAATGAAGCAAGATTTAGCAGAAGAGTTAGGAATTCAGACCTATAGTGACCTTGCTGATAAAGGAAGTCATCTTAAATTTGGAGCAGAATATGATTTTTATGAGCGTGAAGATGGTTTTCCTGGGTTACAGGAGACTTATGGAATAGACTTCGATGATAAGTCGGAAATTGATATTGGATTAAAATATGAAGCAATTGCAAACGATGAAGTTGATGTTATAAATGTATTTTCAACAGATGGGCGATTAGCTGAACATGATTTGGTTGTATTAGAGGATGACTTGAATTTCTTCCCATCCTATTATGCCACTACGTTAGTAAGAGAAGAAACACTTGAAGAGTATCCAGAACTAGAGCCAATTCTTGAAAGGCTAACCAATACATTAAATAATGATGACATTACTTATATGAATTATCTAGTTGAGGTGAAAAATGAAGATCCTAAACAAGTAGCGAAAGACTTTATTAAAGAGAAAGGCTTATTGAACTAA
- a CDS encoding glutamate synthase-related protein — protein MSKNGSIKIVKDGPIISSYIDKMKEANGRVIDSPEDVVALCRCGKSEKRPFCDGTHGKVNFTDEKKEGRVQRKLETYKGETISIHDDRGICSHAGYCTEGLPDVFQMGEDPWIDPNGASKAEIIKTIEKCPSGALSYSIDGEKHDDFSDFKGIELTENRSFIIRGGIPIENDDQPQTLDHYTLCRCGKSKNKPYCNGEHWYENFKDDGKINAVENEEEKSNRFDFNNKVEEIKTLAKTGETINSAMRTLETFPDFKSILFKGSQLKRMPLNSDEQVDIKTVIGKNAKKPLELSMPFYVSHMSFGALSKEAKVTLAKGSSEVNTAMCSGEGGMLPESRDAAKKYIYELGTSKYTHDEDSIRKADAVELKIGQGVKPGLGGHLPACKVTAEIAKVRGINENEDLVDPARFASVDDITDLIEKVEWVRDLSGGVPVGIKLSTGNLEEDLAYALMARPDFITIDCRGGATGSTPKFIKDNVGIPPIFAIRRARKYLDKMNSEVTLCATGGFRDSSDIAKGLALGADAIALATASLISIGCIQARICNTNKCPAGITTQDQSLRKLLDKDKAVKQFINFYNVTAKELKTFSRSNGKNDIHELNVDDLMTTNNEVSLNTDILHV, from the coding sequence GTGTCAAAAAACGGAAGCATTAAAATTGTGAAAGATGGACCGATTATTTCTTCGTATATAGACAAGATGAAAGAAGCAAATGGTCGTGTCATTGATTCACCAGAAGATGTAGTTGCTTTATGCCGGTGCGGCAAATCAGAAAAACGCCCTTTTTGTGATGGGACACACGGAAAAGTAAATTTCACTGATGAAAAGAAAGAGGGACGTGTTCAAAGAAAGTTAGAAACTTATAAAGGAGAGACAATCTCTATTCATGATGACAGGGGCATTTGTTCACACGCAGGGTATTGCACAGAAGGATTACCAGATGTGTTTCAGATGGGTGAAGACCCATGGATTGATCCAAATGGAGCTAGTAAAGCGGAGATTATTAAAACAATTGAAAAATGTCCATCGGGTGCATTAAGCTACTCAATTGATGGTGAAAAACATGACGATTTTTCTGATTTTAAGGGTATTGAATTAACCGAAAATCGTTCGTTTATCATACGTGGAGGTATACCAATAGAGAATGATGATCAACCACAAACATTAGATCATTACACGCTTTGTCGCTGTGGAAAGTCTAAAAATAAGCCTTATTGTAACGGTGAACATTGGTATGAAAATTTTAAAGATGATGGAAAAATTAATGCTGTTGAAAATGAAGAGGAGAAGTCAAATCGATTTGACTTTAATAATAAAGTAGAAGAAATTAAAACATTAGCTAAAACAGGTGAGACTATTAATTCAGCAATGCGAACACTTGAAACATTTCCTGATTTTAAGTCGATCTTATTTAAAGGGAGTCAGTTAAAAAGAATGCCTTTAAATAGCGATGAACAAGTGGATATTAAAACTGTGATTGGAAAAAATGCAAAAAAACCACTTGAATTATCGATGCCATTTTATGTATCTCATATGTCATTTGGTGCTCTATCTAAAGAGGCTAAGGTTACTTTGGCGAAGGGGTCATCTGAAGTGAATACAGCCATGTGTTCTGGTGAGGGTGGAATGTTACCTGAATCAAGAGATGCTGCTAAAAAGTATATCTATGAATTAGGAACATCTAAGTATACACACGATGAAGACAGTATAAGAAAAGCAGATGCAGTCGAACTTAAGATTGGTCAAGGTGTAAAACCTGGTCTAGGTGGGCACTTACCAGCTTGTAAAGTAACAGCAGAAATTGCCAAAGTTCGTGGTATTAATGAAAATGAGGATTTAGTTGATCCTGCACGTTTTGCTAGTGTTGATGATATTACAGATTTAATTGAGAAAGTAGAGTGGGTTCGCGATCTTTCAGGAGGAGTACCTGTTGGAATTAAACTATCAACTGGTAACTTAGAAGAAGATTTGGCCTATGCGTTAATGGCAAGACCAGACTTTATTACAATTGATTGTAGAGGTGGTGCTACTGGCTCAACACCTAAATTTATAAAAGATAATGTTGGAATTCCACCAATTTTTGCGATTAGAAGAGCAAGAAAGTATTTAGATAAAATGAATAGTGAGGTAACACTATGTGCTACTGGTGGATTTCGTGATAGTTCGGACATCGCAAAAGGTTTAGCATTAGGAGCTGATGCAATAGCGCTTGCAACTGCTTCCCTTATTTCTATTGGCTGTATTCAAGCAAGGATTTGTAATACAAATAAGTGTCCTGCAGGTATCACGACTCAAGATCAAAGTTTAAGAAAATTACTCGATAAAGATAAGGCAGTTAAACAATTCATTAATTTTTATAATGTGACTGCAAAGGAACTTAAAACATTTTCACGATCAAATGGAAAAAACGATATTCATGAGTTGAATGTAGATGATTTAATGACTACAAATAATGAGGTATCACTAAACACAGATATCTTACATGTATAA